One window of the Sciurus carolinensis chromosome 8, mSciCar1.2, whole genome shotgun sequence genome contains the following:
- the Znf605 gene encoding zinc finger protein 605 isoform X1 yields MHRVILPFPECHISFEDVTVDFTLEEWQLLTPTQRSLYRDVMLENYSSLVFLGYQVIKPDAIFKLNQEEPWTVYEEILYPNFSEVWLDSDSKIWHQDNQDKLESMEKDHGYDVLGKVFNSGMNFVHLGMRLHNSGRGEKSLKHPFDFLIPKTNYGRNKFDELSEELLFCVKPDRAFGEVKYCDYSKHRRTSSKEARLLTACRTQMGVCLCFECGRIFNRKSQLTVHQRTHTGEKPYLCSECGKAFSQKSLLTVHQRTHSGERPYGCGECQKAFSRKSLLVLHQRTHTGEKPYGCSECTKAFSRKSQLKRHQMVHAVEKPYGCSDCGKAFSQKVKLITHQRMHTGEKPHECNDCGRAFCWRSQLLTHQRAHTGKKPYVCSECKRAFSRNSLLIRHQRIHTGEKPYACRECGEAFIRKPQLIKHQITHTGEKSHQCHNCGEAFFKKSELVRHQKVHSGEKPYRCVECGKTFFGKSQLLTHQRTHTGEKPYSCRECGKAFTQKSSLISHQRTHTGEKPYKCNECGKTFSEKSSLIHHQRTHTGEKPFECSECRKAFAWKPQLLRHQRIHTGEKPYECSECGKAFVQKVQLIKHQRNHTGEKTHGCSDCAKAFFEKAQLIIHQRIHTGERPYECGECGKSFTRKSHLMRHQRNHTAGKGYARSECGGIFSSRLQLTTHQRDHTAPTPHECFEGRPLPAIRCPH; encoded by the exons ATGCATCGCGTAattttaccttttccagaatgtcat ATATCATTTGAGGACGTGACTGTGGACTTCACGTTGGAGGAGTGGCAGCTGCTTACCCCAACTCAGAGGAGCCTGTACAGAGATGTGATGCTGGAGAACTACAGCAGCCTGGTCTTCCTGG GTTACCAAGTCATTAAACCTGATGCCATTTTCAAGCTGAACCAAGAGGAGCCCTGGACAGTATATGAAGAAATCTTATACCCAAACTTTtcag aAGTCTGGCTAGACAGTGATTCTAAAATATGGCATCAAGATAATCAAGACAAGCTTGAAAGTATGGAGAAAGACCATGGATATGATGTTTTGGGGAAAGTATTTAATTCAGGCATGAACTTTGTTCACTTAGGAATGAGACTCCATAACAGTGGCAGAGGTGAAAAAAGTTTGAAACATCCTTTTGACTTTCTTATTCCAAAAACTAACTATGGCAGAAATAAATTTGATGAACTCAGCGAGGAATTACTGTTCTGTGTAAAACCTGACAGAGCCTTTGGAGAGGTAAAATACTGTGATTACAGTAAACACAGAAGAACTAGCAGCAAGGAGGCAAGGCTCCTTACGGCTTGTAGGACACAAATGGGGGTCTGTTTGTGCTTTGAATGTGGCAGAATTTTCAACAGGAAGTCACAGCTGACCGTTCACCAGAgaactcacacaggagagaagccctatctGTGCAGtgagtgtgggaaggccttctCACAGAAGTCCCTGCTCACTGTGCACCAGCGGACACACTCAGGGGAAAGGCCATACGGGTGTGGCGAGTGTCAGAAGGCTTTCAGCAGGAAGTCCCTGCTTGTGCTGCATCagagaactcacactggagagaagccctacggGTGCAGCGAGTGTACAAAGGCCTTCAGCAGGAAGTCCCAGCTCAAAAGGCATCAGATGGTTCATGCGGTCGAAAAGCCCTATGGTTGCAGTGACTGTGGGAAGGCTTTTTCCCAGAAAGTGAAACTCATCACACACCAGAGGATGCACACAGGAGAAAAGCCCCACGAATGCAACGACTGTGGGAGAGCCTTCTGTTGGAGGTCACAGCTCCTTACTCATCAGAGGGCTCATACTGGTAAGAAGCCTTACGTGTGTAGTGAGTGTAAGAGAGCCTTCAGCAGGAACTCACTCCTCATTCggcatcagagaattcacacaggagagaagccctacgcATGCAGGGAATGTGGTGAAGCCTTCATCAGAAAGCCACAGCTGATTAAGCACCAGATaacccacactggagagaagagCCATCAGTGCCACAATTGTGGAGAGGCCTTCTTCAAGAAGTCAGAGCTGGTTCGGCATCAGAAAGTCCActctggagagaagccctacagaTGTGTGGAATGTGGGAAGACCTTCTTTGGAAAGTCACAGCTCCTAACCCACCAGAGAACACACACTGGGGAGAAACCATACAGCTGCAGagagtgtgggaaggccttcacCCAGAAGTCAAGCCTGATATCTCATCAGAGAACACACACCGGCGAGAAGCCCTACAAGTGCAATGAGTGCGGGAAAACCTTCAGTGAGAAGTCCAGTCTCATTCATCATCAGAGAAcccatactggagaaaaaccatTTGAATGCAGTGAGTGCAGGAAAGCATTTGCCTGGAAGCCACAGCTGCTCAGGCACCAGAGAATCCACACAGGGGAAAAGCCCTATGAatgcagtgaatgtgggaaagcctttgtTCAGAAAGTGCAGCTCATTAAGCATCAGAGAAACCACACGGGAGAGAAAACCCACGGGTGCAGTGATTGTGCAAAAGCTTTCTTCGAGAAAGCACAGCTTATCatccatcagagaattcatacaggagagaggCCCTATGAGTGTGGCGAATGTGGGAAATCGTTCACCAGAAAGTCCCATCTCATGAGGCACCAGAGGAACCACACAGCAGGCAAAGGCTATGCACGCAGTGAGTGTGGAGGCATCTTCAGCAGCAGGTTGCAACTCACGACCCACCAGAGAGACCACACAGCCCCGACACCGCATGAGTGCTTCGAGGGCCGGCCCCTGCCTGCCATCAGATGTCCCCACTGA
- the Znf605 gene encoding zinc finger protein 605 isoform X2, which translates to MIESQISFEDVTVDFTLEEWQLLTPTQRSLYRDVMLENYSSLVFLGYQVIKPDAIFKLNQEEPWTVYEEILYPNFSEVWLDSDSKIWHQDNQDKLESMEKDHGYDVLGKVFNSGMNFVHLGMRLHNSGRGEKSLKHPFDFLIPKTNYGRNKFDELSEELLFCVKPDRAFGEVKYCDYSKHRRTSSKEARLLTACRTQMGVCLCFECGRIFNRKSQLTVHQRTHTGEKPYLCSECGKAFSQKSLLTVHQRTHSGERPYGCGECQKAFSRKSLLVLHQRTHTGEKPYGCSECTKAFSRKSQLKRHQMVHAVEKPYGCSDCGKAFSQKVKLITHQRMHTGEKPHECNDCGRAFCWRSQLLTHQRAHTGKKPYVCSECKRAFSRNSLLIRHQRIHTGEKPYACRECGEAFIRKPQLIKHQITHTGEKSHQCHNCGEAFFKKSELVRHQKVHSGEKPYRCVECGKTFFGKSQLLTHQRTHTGEKPYSCRECGKAFTQKSSLISHQRTHTGEKPYKCNECGKTFSEKSSLIHHQRTHTGEKPFECSECRKAFAWKPQLLRHQRIHTGEKPYECSECGKAFVQKVQLIKHQRNHTGEKTHGCSDCAKAFFEKAQLIIHQRIHTGERPYECGECGKSFTRKSHLMRHQRNHTAGKGYARSECGGIFSSRLQLTTHQRDHTAPTPHECFEGRPLPAIRCPH; encoded by the exons ATGATTGAGTCACAG ATATCATTTGAGGACGTGACTGTGGACTTCACGTTGGAGGAGTGGCAGCTGCTTACCCCAACTCAGAGGAGCCTGTACAGAGATGTGATGCTGGAGAACTACAGCAGCCTGGTCTTCCTGG GTTACCAAGTCATTAAACCTGATGCCATTTTCAAGCTGAACCAAGAGGAGCCCTGGACAGTATATGAAGAAATCTTATACCCAAACTTTtcag aAGTCTGGCTAGACAGTGATTCTAAAATATGGCATCAAGATAATCAAGACAAGCTTGAAAGTATGGAGAAAGACCATGGATATGATGTTTTGGGGAAAGTATTTAATTCAGGCATGAACTTTGTTCACTTAGGAATGAGACTCCATAACAGTGGCAGAGGTGAAAAAAGTTTGAAACATCCTTTTGACTTTCTTATTCCAAAAACTAACTATGGCAGAAATAAATTTGATGAACTCAGCGAGGAATTACTGTTCTGTGTAAAACCTGACAGAGCCTTTGGAGAGGTAAAATACTGTGATTACAGTAAACACAGAAGAACTAGCAGCAAGGAGGCAAGGCTCCTTACGGCTTGTAGGACACAAATGGGGGTCTGTTTGTGCTTTGAATGTGGCAGAATTTTCAACAGGAAGTCACAGCTGACCGTTCACCAGAgaactcacacaggagagaagccctatctGTGCAGtgagtgtgggaaggccttctCACAGAAGTCCCTGCTCACTGTGCACCAGCGGACACACTCAGGGGAAAGGCCATACGGGTGTGGCGAGTGTCAGAAGGCTTTCAGCAGGAAGTCCCTGCTTGTGCTGCATCagagaactcacactggagagaagccctacggGTGCAGCGAGTGTACAAAGGCCTTCAGCAGGAAGTCCCAGCTCAAAAGGCATCAGATGGTTCATGCGGTCGAAAAGCCCTATGGTTGCAGTGACTGTGGGAAGGCTTTTTCCCAGAAAGTGAAACTCATCACACACCAGAGGATGCACACAGGAGAAAAGCCCCACGAATGCAACGACTGTGGGAGAGCCTTCTGTTGGAGGTCACAGCTCCTTACTCATCAGAGGGCTCATACTGGTAAGAAGCCTTACGTGTGTAGTGAGTGTAAGAGAGCCTTCAGCAGGAACTCACTCCTCATTCggcatcagagaattcacacaggagagaagccctacgcATGCAGGGAATGTGGTGAAGCCTTCATCAGAAAGCCACAGCTGATTAAGCACCAGATaacccacactggagagaagagCCATCAGTGCCACAATTGTGGAGAGGCCTTCTTCAAGAAGTCAGAGCTGGTTCGGCATCAGAAAGTCCActctggagagaagccctacagaTGTGTGGAATGTGGGAAGACCTTCTTTGGAAAGTCACAGCTCCTAACCCACCAGAGAACACACACTGGGGAGAAACCATACAGCTGCAGagagtgtgggaaggccttcacCCAGAAGTCAAGCCTGATATCTCATCAGAGAACACACACCGGCGAGAAGCCCTACAAGTGCAATGAGTGCGGGAAAACCTTCAGTGAGAAGTCCAGTCTCATTCATCATCAGAGAAcccatactggagaaaaaccatTTGAATGCAGTGAGTGCAGGAAAGCATTTGCCTGGAAGCCACAGCTGCTCAGGCACCAGAGAATCCACACAGGGGAAAAGCCCTATGAatgcagtgaatgtgggaaagcctttgtTCAGAAAGTGCAGCTCATTAAGCATCAGAGAAACCACACGGGAGAGAAAACCCACGGGTGCAGTGATTGTGCAAAAGCTTTCTTCGAGAAAGCACAGCTTATCatccatcagagaattcatacaggagagaggCCCTATGAGTGTGGCGAATGTGGGAAATCGTTCACCAGAAAGTCCCATCTCATGAGGCACCAGAGGAACCACACAGCAGGCAAAGGCTATGCACGCAGTGAGTGTGGAGGCATCTTCAGCAGCAGGTTGCAACTCACGACCCACCAGAGAGACCACACAGCCCCGACACCGCATGAGTGCTTCGAGGGCCGGCCCCTGCCTGCCATCAGATGTCCCCACTGA
- the Znf605 gene encoding zinc finger protein 605 isoform X3 → MHRVILPFPECHISFEDVTVDFTLEEWQLLTPTQRSLYRDVMLENYSSLVFLGYQVIKPDAIFKLNQEEPWTVYEEILYPNFSGMRLHNSGRGEKSLKHPFDFLIPKTNYGRNKFDELSEELLFCVKPDRAFGEVKYCDYSKHRRTSSKEARLLTACRTQMGVCLCFECGRIFNRKSQLTVHQRTHTGEKPYLCSECGKAFSQKSLLTVHQRTHSGERPYGCGECQKAFSRKSLLVLHQRTHTGEKPYGCSECTKAFSRKSQLKRHQMVHAVEKPYGCSDCGKAFSQKVKLITHQRMHTGEKPHECNDCGRAFCWRSQLLTHQRAHTGKKPYVCSECKRAFSRNSLLIRHQRIHTGEKPYACRECGEAFIRKPQLIKHQITHTGEKSHQCHNCGEAFFKKSELVRHQKVHSGEKPYRCVECGKTFFGKSQLLTHQRTHTGEKPYSCRECGKAFTQKSSLISHQRTHTGEKPYKCNECGKTFSEKSSLIHHQRTHTGEKPFECSECRKAFAWKPQLLRHQRIHTGEKPYECSECGKAFVQKVQLIKHQRNHTGEKTHGCSDCAKAFFEKAQLIIHQRIHTGERPYECGECGKSFTRKSHLMRHQRNHTAGKGYARSECGGIFSSRLQLTTHQRDHTAPTPHECFEGRPLPAIRCPH, encoded by the exons ATGCATCGCGTAattttaccttttccagaatgtcat ATATCATTTGAGGACGTGACTGTGGACTTCACGTTGGAGGAGTGGCAGCTGCTTACCCCAACTCAGAGGAGCCTGTACAGAGATGTGATGCTGGAGAACTACAGCAGCCTGGTCTTCCTGG GTTACCAAGTCATTAAACCTGATGCCATTTTCAAGCTGAACCAAGAGGAGCCCTGGACAGTATATGAAGAAATCTTATACCCAAACTTTtcag GAATGAGACTCCATAACAGTGGCAGAGGTGAAAAAAGTTTGAAACATCCTTTTGACTTTCTTATTCCAAAAACTAACTATGGCAGAAATAAATTTGATGAACTCAGCGAGGAATTACTGTTCTGTGTAAAACCTGACAGAGCCTTTGGAGAGGTAAAATACTGTGATTACAGTAAACACAGAAGAACTAGCAGCAAGGAGGCAAGGCTCCTTACGGCTTGTAGGACACAAATGGGGGTCTGTTTGTGCTTTGAATGTGGCAGAATTTTCAACAGGAAGTCACAGCTGACCGTTCACCAGAgaactcacacaggagagaagccctatctGTGCAGtgagtgtgggaaggccttctCACAGAAGTCCCTGCTCACTGTGCACCAGCGGACACACTCAGGGGAAAGGCCATACGGGTGTGGCGAGTGTCAGAAGGCTTTCAGCAGGAAGTCCCTGCTTGTGCTGCATCagagaactcacactggagagaagccctacggGTGCAGCGAGTGTACAAAGGCCTTCAGCAGGAAGTCCCAGCTCAAAAGGCATCAGATGGTTCATGCGGTCGAAAAGCCCTATGGTTGCAGTGACTGTGGGAAGGCTTTTTCCCAGAAAGTGAAACTCATCACACACCAGAGGATGCACACAGGAGAAAAGCCCCACGAATGCAACGACTGTGGGAGAGCCTTCTGTTGGAGGTCACAGCTCCTTACTCATCAGAGGGCTCATACTGGTAAGAAGCCTTACGTGTGTAGTGAGTGTAAGAGAGCCTTCAGCAGGAACTCACTCCTCATTCggcatcagagaattcacacaggagagaagccctacgcATGCAGGGAATGTGGTGAAGCCTTCATCAGAAAGCCACAGCTGATTAAGCACCAGATaacccacactggagagaagagCCATCAGTGCCACAATTGTGGAGAGGCCTTCTTCAAGAAGTCAGAGCTGGTTCGGCATCAGAAAGTCCActctggagagaagccctacagaTGTGTGGAATGTGGGAAGACCTTCTTTGGAAAGTCACAGCTCCTAACCCACCAGAGAACACACACTGGGGAGAAACCATACAGCTGCAGagagtgtgggaaggccttcacCCAGAAGTCAAGCCTGATATCTCATCAGAGAACACACACCGGCGAGAAGCCCTACAAGTGCAATGAGTGCGGGAAAACCTTCAGTGAGAAGTCCAGTCTCATTCATCATCAGAGAAcccatactggagaaaaaccatTTGAATGCAGTGAGTGCAGGAAAGCATTTGCCTGGAAGCCACAGCTGCTCAGGCACCAGAGAATCCACACAGGGGAAAAGCCCTATGAatgcagtgaatgtgggaaagcctttgtTCAGAAAGTGCAGCTCATTAAGCATCAGAGAAACCACACGGGAGAGAAAACCCACGGGTGCAGTGATTGTGCAAAAGCTTTCTTCGAGAAAGCACAGCTTATCatccatcagagaattcatacaggagagaggCCCTATGAGTGTGGCGAATGTGGGAAATCGTTCACCAGAAAGTCCCATCTCATGAGGCACCAGAGGAACCACACAGCAGGCAAAGGCTATGCACGCAGTGAGTGTGGAGGCATCTTCAGCAGCAGGTTGCAACTCACGACCCACCAGAGAGACCACACAGCCCCGACACCGCATGAGTGCTTCGAGGGCCGGCCCCTGCCTGCCATCAGATGTCCCCACTGA